DNA from Geobacter sulfurreducens PCA:
ACAGTGTGACAGACAAAAAGAGCAAAGCCGGCCCCCCCAAAGGGAGACCGGCTTTGCGGTTGTGCATCAAATGATGCGCCGGAACGTCGCGTCCGCTATTACGGACGGGTCGTGCCGAGGTAGGCCTTGGCGGCCGTTGCCGTGGCGCTGTCCAGTCGAGTCGCCGTTACCTGGGCATCGATCGCGGCAGTGACGTCGTTGTTCAGCACGCCGTCATAGATGAAGTCGATGGAATCCCAGATCAGCCGCTTGACATAGAAGCGGTTGTGGGCATAGCCGCCCGGATCGTGGATCAGCAGGTTGGCGTTGAACGCTGCACCCATGACGTCTTTCCAGAGGGCAAGTCCGTACACACCGGCCCAGTTGGTGAAGGCGTTAGAGGAAACAAGCTCCCCAGGATCGCCAATACCGTTGGCATTCGTATCTCTGTAGAAATACGGATGGGCGTTGAAGAAGAGTATCCCCTTACCTGCCAGGGCAGCTTTGAGGGCTTCAAGGGATGCCACATACTCCTCTTCCTCGGCGGTCAGAGCCTCGGGGGTAAGGGCGTAAGCGCCGGCATGGCAGGTGGCGCAGGCAGTGCTGGTAATGGCGGTAACGGCACCCGTGCCGTCCTTGGTCACCGGCAGGAAGGAGTGAGAGTTCGGGGTGGTCATGTGGCAGCCGGCGCAGGGGCCGTTGGTGCCGGTGCCGGGGGCAGCGGCGGTGCCGATCTTGTCGTGGGCGAAGAAGGTCGGCTTGGCATAGCTGCGGGTTGCGTACTCATAGCCGGTTTTGCCGAACAGCTGGCCGCCGGCGGCGAGGTAGTGGGAGTTCACGAAACCAAGGATACCATCCGCATCGGTGATGGCCTTGATGTTTTCGCCGGCTTCGCGACCGAGGTGGCAGGTCATGCAGACGTTGGAACCGGCGATATCCGGATAGGATATGGTCACAGCTGTGCCAGTAGTTCCAGTGCTCGTGGAGTTAACACCTGCGTAATTTTCGGTGATGGCGCCCGGGTTGCGCAGCTCACCGGTGCCGGCGTTGGTGTGGCAGCCCCAGCAGTAGAGCAGTTCGTTCTGCTTGGAACCGTTGGCGGCAGACCAACCCTGCAGGTGCGAGAAGCTGTTGCCTGCGCCCGTCGGATCATACCCGGCGGGGTTGCTCATGAAATTAGCGGCGCCGGTGGCGGTGTGGCAGCGCTGGCAGGAACCGCGGCTGCTCGCATCCCAGTTGTAGTGGGTCCAGGCGATGGCGGTGGTGTCGTCCACATAGGCGTTCATGGCCGCGTTGACGGCAGCGGCACCGGTCAGGGCGCCAACGGCATTGTACTTGGCGGTCAGCAGGCCACCGGCGTGGGCAGACTTGGCCCAGTCAGTGTGGATCGTAGCATCGCGACCCGGACGGGTGTTGGTCTTCGCCTCGTGACCGTGACAGTCGAAGCAGGGGTTGGCGCCGGTACGGCGAAGAACGTAACCTTCAACCTTGGCGTTGGTGCCACTTGCACCAGCACCGGCCTGGGGACCGGTCGAATAGTTGTCGAAGTGGGTCGTGGCGATGATCCGGTACCAGGTGGTCTCATGGTGACCCACCGTGCCGGTGGCGACGCCGTTGACGGGCACGCCGTTGGTGAGCAGGGTCGAGCCATTGTAGCTGTACATGTTGTGGCAGCTGGTGCAGAGGTCGAACTGGTCAACCGTACGGTTGTTGTTCGGGTCCCAGTTTACGACAGGACCGGCAGCGCCGTTGGTGGCCTTGATGGTGCGCAGTCCGCCGCCGTGCTCGTGGCAGGTGGCGCAGGAAATCTGCGAGTAGGAGCTGACGAGGGGAACCTTGTTCTGGTTGACCGTGTCTTCCAGGGTTGCCAAGTCGCCGGTGTAGCCGGCGATATTGGAGAGAACGGCGCCCTCGTGGGTGTGGCAGCGACGGCAGGTGGCGCCACTGCGGATAGTCT
Protein-coding regions in this window:
- the omcB gene encoding C-type polyheme cytochrome OmcB, whose product is MSRKVTKYSAVLAVSLFAAALAGCGSENKEGTVGTGPGGVATVGDSACVQCHSAVTEALTGESLIAQYQKSSPHNTAGLGCESCHGGGAQHNGVGPIPFAQPDASRCADCHDGTTAVATNSDTAFAESRHNIQTIRSGATCRRCHTHEGAVLSNIAGYTGDLATLEDTVNQNKVPLVSSYSQISCATCHEHGGGLRTIKATNGAAGPVVNWDPNNNRTVDQFDLCTSCHNMYSYNGSTLLTNGVPVNGVATGTVGHHETTWYRIIATTHFDNYSTGPQAGAGASGTNAKVEGYVLRRTGANPCFDCHGHEAKTNTRPGRDATIHTDWAKSAHAGGLLTAKYNAVGALTGAAAVNAAMNAYVDDTTAIAWTHYNWDASSRGSCQRCHTATGAANFMSNPAGYDPTGAGNSFSHLQGWSAANGSKQNELLYCWGCHTNAGTGELRNPGAITENYAGVNSTSTGTTGTAVTISYPDIAGSNVCMTCHLGREAGENIKAITDADGILGFVNSHYLAAGGQLFGKTGYEYATRSYAKPTFFAHDKIGTAAAPGTGTNGPCAGCHMTTPNSHSFLPVTKDGTGAVTAITSTACATCHAGAYALTPEALTAEEEEYVASLEALKAALAGKGILFFNAHPYFYRDTNANGIGDPGELVSSNAFTNWAGVYGLALWKDVMGAAFNANLLIHDPGGYAHNRFYVKRLIWDSIDFIYDGVLNNDVTAAIDAQVTATRLDSATATAAKAYLGTTRP